The Lycium ferocissimum isolate CSIRO_LF1 chromosome 10, AGI_CSIRO_Lferr_CH_V1, whole genome shotgun sequence genome window below encodes:
- the LOC132033862 gene encoding probable serine/threonine-protein kinase At1g54610 → MGCAQAKPAMDSPPRGLEKLKLENGYAARGDQQVRPRRSTGQRLDQPKEKNIPDYGDDRRLLSDGKRDIINERNLVITSEGETKTNSSDSGLVADVPRKISKTIAEDEELIDGWPKWLVDNIPREVLAGLVPKCADSYDKIDKVGSGTYSNVYKARDRGTGKIVALKKVRFDTSEPESIKFMAREIMILQKLDHPNIIKLEGLATSRMQYSLYIVFEYMQSDLTSIISRADMRLNEAQIKCYMQQLLLGLQHCHERGILHRDIKGSNLLIDKDGMLKIADFGLANFFNTGKKRPLTSRVVTLWYRAPELLLGATDYGIGIDLWSAGCLMAEMLAGRPILPGRTEVEQLHKIFKLCGTPSEDYWRKTKLSTTFRPPYTYRSSKKEAFRHFPVSSWRLLNVLLALDPANRSSAGLALQDEFFHSSPLACELSELPVVYKEDPEAVLKLERRRHRTRQRSQSQKERKKKVIDSEETKPDTGGSNEEPIKSRISTVLSLLEPGSSTTTTTTSTSSSTSKPTEKVESPQGSPRSTESHPDATRNIKNNRPPLPNARRSRASKYSSSNNKKEATNKLSRVQRSQSTKHFRDLDNKKFHKLHDLVD, encoded by the exons ATGGGGTGTGCTCAAGCAAAACCTGCGATGGATTCGCCGCCTCGGGGATTAGAGAAGTTGAAGTTGGAGAATGGATATGCTGCTAGAGGTGATCAACAAGTTAGGCCACGGAGGTCTACTGGACAGAGGCTTGATCAGccaaaggagaaaaatattccTGATTATGGTGATGATAGGAGACTACTGAGTGATGGAAAAAGAGATATAATTAATGAAAGGAATTTGGTGATCACAAGTGAAGGGGAGACAAAAACTAATAGTAGTGACAGTGGTCTTGTAGCTGATGTTCCTAGGAAAATTAGCAAGACAATAGCTGAGGATGAAGAGTTAATAGATGGATGGCCAAAATGGCTAGTTGATAATATTCCAAGAGAAGTTCTGGCTGGTTTAGTCCCAAAATGTGCTGATTCTTATGACAAAATTGACAAG GTAGGTTCAGGGACTTATAGCAACGTGTATAAGGCGCGAGATAGGGGTACTGGGAAGATTGTGGCCTTAAAGAAAGTTCGTTTTGATACCTCGGAACCGGAGAGTATAAAGTTCATGGCACGGGAGATTATGATCTTGCAGAAATTGGACCATCCAAATATCATAAAGCTTGAAGGGCTGGCTACTTCCAGAATGCAATATAGTCTTTATATAGTTTTCGAATACATGCAATCTGATCTCACCAGCATAATATCTCGGGCTGATATGAGGCTCAATGAAGCACAG ATAAAGTGTTATATGCAGCAGCTGCTCTTGGGGCTGCAGCATTGCCACGAGAGGGGTATTTTGCACCGAGATATTAAGGGATCTAATTTGTTGATTGACAAAGATGGGATGCTAAAAATTGCTGATTTTGGACTTGCAAACTTCTTCAATACTGGAAAAAAGCGTCCTCTTACAAGTCGAGTTGTCACACTTTGGTATAGAGCTCCAGAATTGTTACTAGGTGCTACAGATTATGGGATAGGTATTGATCTTTGGAGTGCAGGCTGCCTCATGGCTGAAATGCTTGCAGGCCGGCCTATTCTGCCTGGTCGCACCGAG GTGGAGCAGCTACACAAGATATTCAAGCTGTGTGGTACACCTTCAGAAGATTACTGGAGGAAAACAAAACTTTCAACTACCTTCAGGCCACCATATACCTACAGGTCTAGCAAGAAAGAAGCTTTCAGGCACTTCCCTGTATCTTCTTGGAGGCTCCTAAACGTTCTTCTTGCGCTAGATCCTGCAAATCGCAGTTCTGCTGGTTTAGCTCTCCAAGACGAG TTCTTTCATTCAAGTCCCTTGGCATGTGAACTCTCGGAGCTGCCTGTAGTCTATAAGGAGGATCCTGAGGCAGTGTTAAAGCTTGAGAGGAGAAG GCACAGGACTCGACAACGCTCTCAATCACAAAAGGAACGCAAAAAGAAAGTAATAGATTCGGAGGAAACAAAACCAGATACTGGTGGCTCTAATGAG GAGCCAATAAAGAGTAGAATTTCAACAGTCCTTAGCCTACTAGAGCCAGGAAGTAGCACTACTACTACTACAACAAGCACATCCTCAAGTACTTCAAAGCCAACTGAGAAAGTAGAGAGTCCTCAAGGTTCACCAAGAAGTACTGAATCTCATCCTGATGCCACTAGGAACATCAAGAATAATAGACCTCCATTGCCAAATGCTAGAAGAAGCAGAGCTAGTAAGTAtagcagcagcaacaacaagaaGGAGGCGACGAACAAATTGAGTAGAGTCCAAAGGTCTCAATCCACCAAACATTTCCGAGATCTTGATAATAAAAAATTCCATAAGCTTCATGATCTTGTTGACTAA
- the LOC132033861 gene encoding light-harvesting complex-like protein OHP2, chloroplastic codes for MSVASSSSFPCIKIQNTSSPIPSSSNNFSFSTKLTIRSSQADGPLRRPMAQPPTPVKPVPPSSPPPPSSSPPPPPPSAPAKQALDDKNVITMEFQRQKAKELQQYFKQKKLEEANQGPFFGFIAKNEISNGRWAMFGFAVGMLTEYATGSDFVDQVKILLSNFGIVDLE; via the exons atgtcagtagcatcatcatcttcattccCATGCAtcaaaattcaaaacacatCTTCCCCAATTCCTTCTTCTTCCAATAATTTCAGTTTTTCTACTAAACTCACCATAAGAAGTTCTCAGGCTGATGGCCCTTTAAGAAGACCTATGGCACAACCACCTACCCCTGTTAAACCTGTCCCACcatcatcaccaccaccaccttcATCTTCTCCTCCGCCTCCGCCGCCTAGTGCTCCGGCCAAGCAGGCTCTGGATGACAAGAATGTAATTACAATGGAGTTTCAGAGGCAAAAGGCTAAGGAGCTTCAACAATATTTCAAGCAGAAGAAGCTTGAGGAAGCTAATCAAGGACCATTCTTTGGTTTTATTGCCAAGAATGAAATTTCCAATGGCAg ATGGGCGATGTTTGGTTTTGCTGTTGGGATGTTAACAGAATATGCCACTGGTTCTGACTTTGTTGATCAAGTTAAGATCCTCCTCTCAAATTTTGGGATAGTAGACCTGGAATGA